The Hydrogenobacter sp. T-2 region ACTTTCTTATCTGCCAGAGAATATAAGGGAGAAGGTGGAAAACCACCCCTGCTATTCTCAAGAAGCACACCACTTTTATGCGAGGATGCACGTTGCGGTTGCTCCAGCCTGCAATATACAGTGCAATTACTGCAACAGAAAATACGACTGTGCCAACGAATCAAGACCGGGTGTGGTGAGCGAGCTGCTAACACCGGAGGAGGCAGTCAAGAAGGTGCTCGCAGTTGCCATGGAAATACCCCAGATGACAGTGGTGGGTATTGCAGGACCAGGAGACCCTTTGGCAAATCCAGACAGGACATTTAGAACCTTTGAGCTCATCAAGGAAAAGGCTCCTGACATAAAACTGTGTCTTTCCACCAACGGGCTTAGGCTCACAGATTTTGTAGATAGGATTAAGGATTTAGGCATAGACCACGTAACAATAACCATAAACGCAGTGACACCTGAAACCGCATCCAAGATTTACTCTTGGATCTTTTATAACCACAAAAGGTATAAAGGCATAGAAGCCGCGAGAATAATCCTTGAGAAGCAGTATGAAGGACTTCAGGCTTGTGTAGAAAGGGGTATTTTAGTAAAGGTAAACACAGTCTTTGCACCAGAGATAAACGGAGAAGAGCTGGAAGAGTTGTCCAAAAAAGTCAGAAGAATGGGAGCCTTCCTACACAATATAATGCCTTACGTAGAAGGCGAGGGCACAGTATATCAAAAGCTCGGCGTAAGACCACCCACACCCCAAGAGCTCAAAGAAGTTCAAGAAAAGTGTGAACCGCACATGTCTTTGATGAGACACTGCAGGCAGTGCAGGGCAGATGCGGTAGGTCTTCTTGGAGAGGACAGAGGACAGGAGTTCACCAAGGACAAGATAATACACCTTCAGGTCAACTACAGTGCGGAATACAGAAAGAGCATCCACGAAGAGATAGAAAAGGAAAGGGCTAAACTTAAAAAGGCAAGGGAGCTTATGGCTTTACCCTTAGAAGAGGAAGGTAAAAAGGTTCTTGTGGCGGTGGCAAGTAAGGGAAACATGTTGGTAAACGAACATTTCGGCACAGCCCACGAGTTTCTCATATACGAGGTTTCTTCCCAAGGCATCAAGTTTATACACCACAGGAAAGTAACACCCTACTGTCACGGTTCTATAGCCTGTCTTGAAGGGGGAGATATCCTCGAAGATACCATATCAAAGCTATCAGACTGTGAGGCTATCATAGCTGCAAAGATAGGCTTTGAGCCCAGAGACCTTCTTGAACAAAAGGGTATAAAATGTGTTGAAGAGTTCGCTTACCTCCCAATACCAGAGGCACTTACCAAGTATTACGAAAAGTATGTGTTGGAGAAAGTAAAGACGGAGGGTTGATCATGGCTATGTATATAAGGCAGGAGAATTGCATATCTTGTTATGCCTGTGAGCAGGAGTGTCCCACGGGTGCCATAAGCCACGATGAAGAAGGCATATTTACTATAGACCCATATGTATGCGTTGAGTGTAATGGTTTTTACGAAGAAGCCCAATGTCTTGCCATATGTCCAATAGAGGGATGTATAGTAAAGTTGGAGGTGGCTACATATGGATGTGCTTAAGGACCTCCAGAACCTCAAAGATGCGGAAGACTTTTTTCACTACTTTGGTGTGGAATATGACGAAAACATTCTCAAACCCTACAGATTGCATATACTGAAAAAGTTCAATCTTTACATGCAGGAGGTTCTTAACAAGGGGACGGAGACAGACCTTTTTCCACTATTAAAGGAGTGCTTAATAAGGGCATATCAGGACTTTCTCCATTCTACACCTATCCAAGAGCGTCTGTTCAAAGTTCACAAAGATGCACTAAGCTCAAGGCTTGTGAATCTGGAAGTAAAGGGGAAAAATTATGGAAAGCAAGTTTAATGTGGGAGATACGGTCAGGACACGCAAGAAAATAAAGAACGATGGCACTTTTCCAGGTCTGCCCTGGGATGCCCATCTGGTAGACATAGGAGAGATAGGTGTTGTGCTGGATACTGGAACCTTTCTGCTAACAAAGACGGTGTATACCGTCTATTTTCCAAGGCTGGATATATTTGTGGGATGTCTTGAGCATGAACTGGAGGCGGTAGATGAAGAGGCAAGCCCTATTCAGAGGAATAGTAACGGAGCTTGACAAAGGAGAGTTCTTTTCAGATGTGGCTGTAAAGTTTAAAAACATAGAAGTTAGGATGGTAGTGCCAAGAAGCACTATAGATGAGTATGGTATAAAGGTAGGCGATAAGGTATACGTTATGATAGAAAACCAGAATGTATTCCTTTTCAAGAGATAATTTTCCTTTTAGCTCTTCTTTGAATACTTTCCAAAGGCAAAGCTCATTTTTCTTCCAATAATCTCTGGATTGAAGGGTAGATAAGTCCTATTGGATTTTAAAAGTCCATCTATGTGAATGCTTGATTTGTTTACGAAGGCATTTCTTCCTACTATAGGCTTGTTGGGATGCACCCTTAGACCCTTATTTTCTATAAGATACTCTATGGCTTGGTATATCTTCTTTAGGTCAACTCCCGTCTCAATCCCCTGTATGATATCAAGGTAAAAAACAACCTCCTCTGTTGGCGTTATCCCGCATCTCTCCCCAAGTCCGAGAAGTGAGGTGTTTATGAACCTTGCACCACTTAAGGATGCTACCACTGCGTTTGCAGTTGCCATGCCAAAGTCGTTGTGAAGATGAACCTCTACGTCAATCATGGAGGATATATTTTTCACAAGCCTCTGGGTTTGTATTGGGTTTAAAACTCCCACCGTATCCGAAAGCCTTACTCTGTCCGCCCCTAAGCTTTTTACATGCAGAACAAAGTCATATAAAAAAATCTCCTCAGCCCTTGACGCATCTTCAAGCCCAACTGAAGTATAAAGCCCAATAGACTTGCAGTAAGGAATAAGGTCCTTTGCAAGCTCAAGAATGTAATGTCTATCCTTTTTCAGTTTCTCCCTTAACATAATGTCTGAAATTGGAAAAGCTATTTCCACCCTTTTTACACCACACTGGATAGATAGCTCCAAGTCCTTAGGGTTTGCTCTGTTCCAAACTATAACCCTATCACCGAACCTCCCTTTAACCAATTCTTTTATGAATGCCCTCTCTTCCTCGCTGTGAGCTGGAACACCCACCTCTATCTCTTCCACACCCGCAGAGGCTATAAGGTAGAAAAGGCACCTTTTTTCTTCATAGGAAAGCTCCAGCTCCTTTGACTGGACACCTTCTCGCAGGGTCGTATCTGTAATAAAAACCCTCATGTTAAGGCTCCTATACTGTGGAGTGTGTTTCTTAATGTATACAAAAACCTCTCTAATTCATCAATGGGGACTAAAGGTGGTAGCCTAAAGCTAAGAAGGTGGTCAAAACCACACCTTCTTCTGTTTGCCATACATGGAGTGGAAGTATTTAGATAGAAACCCCCTCTTTCTAAGAGAGATATGACCATCTCCAGTTCTACACCTTGTAAGCCAAAAGAAAAGAGGGCTGGAGCCTTACAGCCCTCCTTGAAAGCTGGTGGCAGAGGCAGGTTTTCCAAGACAAGCCCATCATACATTTCAAAGCTCTTTTTTATTTCATCTCTTTTTTCCATTAAAAACCTCACAGATTGGGACAAAAGGTATATACCAAATAGATTTTCCTCACCTGCCCTTACCCCCCTTTCCTGAATACCCCCTTCAATAAGAGGCTTTAGTCTAATGCCCTTTTTAACATATAGAAAACCCACCCCTTGAGGAGCCATCAAAGAAGGTCCATCAAAACTCGCCATATTCAGCTCCTCCATGCTTATGCTGGGATAGTAAAGACCCCACATATCAAAGTGACATACCACATTGGGATTGACCTCCTTGACCGCAGAGACTATACCCTTAATATCCCTAAGGGTGGAAGTTTCTCTGCAGACAGCACCCATTGTAACCATTAGAGTATCTTCTCTAACCTGCTCTGCAACAGCCTGAGGGTCTACCCATCCCTTTTCGTCAGTTTGTATGTATACCACCTCAAAGCCCTGCCTTTCAAGCCCTTTTAGAGGATGGGTGATAGATATATGTTCAAAGTTTGTGGTGAGTATACTGCCCTTTTTACCGTATACATAGCCTTTGATGGCTAAATTGTTGCTCTCTGTAGAGCTTGAGGTGTATATAACCTCAAGGTTAGAGCATCCCAAAAAGCTCGCCAAAACACCCCTTGACCTTACCAGCATCTCCTTTGACCTTGTTGACAAGCTGTTTATACCAGTTGGATTTATGAAAAAAATGGATAAAAGTTCTTGCCTAAAGGCTCCATCAAGGGGTTGAGAAGAGGTAGGGTCAAGAAGTAGCATGCGTAAACTCCTCCATAGAAAGCCTTATCAAGGTTTCCTTCTTTGGTATACCCAATTCATCCCATCCAAAAGCCTGATAAAATTCCTTTATCATCGCATTAAGCTCCTGCAGGCTTGTTCTATAGCCCTTTTCCGATGGCTCCTCTAAAATCCTGCGTGGTAGAGTATCATCCTTTCTGGAAAAGCCTTCCCTTACATTAAAGAGCCTTTCAAGGGTGTAAACCCTCTCTCCAACTGCGTATAGCTCCTCCATAGACATGTCCCAGTCCATTAGGGCGTTTACCATGTCAAGTATCTTCTCATTAAGGGTTAAGCCCACAACCCTCTCCGCACTTAGACAGTAAATAATACTGTTTACTATACTGGTCCATACCGCAAGGTCTTTCCCCACCTTGCCCTTTCCCTCCCATTTTCCCAGAGGCGTTATGTTGTTCTCCTCAAGACCAGGTCTTATATCACAGTGAACAGGACCTCTGTTGGCTACCGCATAACCAAGGGCTTGAGTTTTTACAGCTCTTGGAGAATGCCCCGCTGTTTCCATACCCTTTACCGTCATCACAAACTCGCCCCCTACCCCTAACCTTCGAGATGCCTTCTCAGAGCCTTCAGCAAGAAGGTCTCCTATACCCTCTCT contains the following coding sequences:
- a CDS encoding AbrB/MazE/SpoVT family DNA-binding domain-containing protein, yielding MKRQALFRGIVTELDKGEFFSDVAVKFKNIEVRMVVPRSTIDEYGIKVGDKVYVMIENQNVFLFKR
- a CDS encoding 4Fe-4S dicluster domain-containing protein is translated as MAMYIRQENCISCYACEQECPTGAISHDEEGIFTIDPYVCVECNGFYEEAQCLAICPIEGCIVKLEVATYGCA
- the nifB gene encoding nitrogenase cofactor biosynthesis protein NifB → MGCSSKGCGTSIDGLSYLPENIREKVENHPCYSQEAHHFYARMHVAVAPACNIQCNYCNRKYDCANESRPGVVSELLTPEEAVKKVLAVAMEIPQMTVVGIAGPGDPLANPDRTFRTFELIKEKAPDIKLCLSTNGLRLTDFVDRIKDLGIDHVTITINAVTPETASKIYSWIFYNHKRYKGIEAARIILEKQYEGLQACVERGILVKVNTVFAPEINGEELEELSKKVRRMGAFLHNIMPYVEGEGTVYQKLGVRPPTPQELKEVQEKCEPHMSLMRHCRQCRADAVGLLGEDRGQEFTKDKIIHLQVNYSAEYRKSIHEEIEKERAKLKKARELMALPLEEEGKKVLVAVASKGNMLVNEHFGTAHEFLIYEVSSQGIKFIHHRKVTPYCHGSIACLEGGDILEDTISKLSDCEAIIAAKIGFEPRDLLEQKGIKCVEEFAYLPIPEALTKYYEKYVLEKVKTEG
- a CDS encoding nitrogen fixation protein NifZ, whose translation is MESKFNVGDTVRTRKKIKNDGTFPGLPWDAHLVDIGEIGVVLDTGTFLLTKTVYTVYFPRLDIFVGCLEHELEAVDEEASPIQRNSNGA
- a CDS encoding cysteine desulfurase family protein, with the translated sequence MLLLDPTSSQPLDGAFRQELLSIFFINPTGINSLSTRSKEMLVRSRGVLASFLGCSNLEVIYTSSSTESNNLAIKGYVYGKKGSILTTNFEHISITHPLKGLERQGFEVVYIQTDEKGWVDPQAVAEQVREDTLMVTMGAVCRETSTLRDIKGIVSAVKEVNPNVVCHFDMWGLYYPSISMEELNMASFDGPSLMAPQGVGFLYVKKGIRLKPLIEGGIQERGVRAGEENLFGIYLLSQSVRFLMEKRDEIKKSFEMYDGLVLENLPLPPAFKEGCKAPALFSFGLQGVELEMVISLLERGGFYLNTSTPCMANRRRCGFDHLLSFRLPPLVPIDELERFLYTLRNTLHSIGALT
- a CDS encoding homocitrate synthase/isopropylmalate synthase family protein, with protein sequence MRVFITDTTLREGVQSKELELSYEEKRCLFYLIASAGVEEIEVGVPAHSEEERAFIKELVKGRFGDRVIVWNRANPKDLELSIQCGVKRVEIAFPISDIMLREKLKKDRHYILELAKDLIPYCKSIGLYTSVGLEDASRAEEIFLYDFVLHVKSLGADRVRLSDTVGVLNPIQTQRLVKNISSMIDVEVHLHNDFGMATANAVVASLSGARFINTSLLGLGERCGITPTEEVVFYLDIIQGIETGVDLKKIYQAIEYLIENKGLRVHPNKPIVGRNAFVNKSSIHIDGLLKSNRTYLPFNPEIIGRKMSFAFGKYSKKS
- the nifW gene encoding nitrogenase-stabilizing/protective protein NifW; protein product: MDVLKDLQNLKDAEDFFHYFGVEYDENILKPYRLHILKKFNLYMQEVLNKGTETDLFPLLKECLIRAYQDFLHSTPIQERLFKVHKDALSSRLVNLEVKGKNYGKQV